Within the Burkholderia sp. NRF60-BP8 genome, the region AATGAAGGGCTGCAACCGAAGCTCAAGGGCCGCCGTGCCTGGGGTTCCCGCGCGTCCAGTGCAAGGCTGCCGACGGCTCTATTCTTGTCGTTCGGATTTTCGGCGGATTGATGAATTTAGACGCGTTCTTTGCCTTTTCCGCCATGCGCGTCCGTTTTATACAAGTGACCGGTCGTGCTTTTCGGGACGATCGCCAGAAACGGTGTCGGTGATTCACCTATGGACACGCACACCGGCAGTGCGTTTGCCGCACGTTCGCGTGCAGCTTCTCCCGGATACGGTGCAGTGCAGCAACGGCCCGATGCCCAGACAACGTATGGAGCTAGGGTTTAGCCGTATGGCACGCTTGTTGCACTCGCTCACACAATACCGCAGCCCGATTCGTGCCCCGGGCCAAAAGCTATTAGAGATTCAAGGAACGCTCCCCATGTCGCCCGACCGCACAGCGTCGCTGTCCCACTTCGCGTTCATGCCTTTACCGAACTTCACGATGATCGCGTTCACCAATGCGATCGAGGTGCTTCGGATGGCGAATTATCTGAGCGGCCAGCCGCTCTACCGCTGGTCGGTGATCAGCCCGGACGGCGGCCCGGTCACGGCGAGCAACGGCCTCACGGTCGACACGGGGCCGGCCGAATGCGTGGGGCAGCCCGACATCGTGTTCGTGTGCGGCGGCGTCGACGTGCAGCGCGCGACCACGCCTGCTCACCTGTCGACGCTGCGCCGCTTCGCGCGCTCGGGGCTGCCGCTCGGCAGCCTGTGCACGGGCACCTATGCACTCGCGAAGTCGGGGCTGCTCGCGGGCTACGCGTGCGCGATCCACTGGGAGAACATGTCGGCGCTGAAGGAGGAGTTTCCGGACACGCGCTTCCTGAAGGAACTGTTCGTGATCGACCGCGATCGCATCACGTGCACGGGCGGCGTCGCGCCGCTCGACATGATGCTGAACCTGATCGCCGCGCGCGTCGGCACCGCGCGCGTCACGCAGATCGCCGAGCAGTTCATCGTCGAACACGTGCGCGACACGAGCGCGCAACAACGCATGCCGCTCGTCGCCCGCCTCGGCTCGGCGAACAAGTCGCTGTTCGAAGTGATCTCGCTGATGGAGAACAACATCGAGGAGCCGCTGTCACGCGAGGAACTCGCGCGGCTCGCGAACATGTCGCAGCGGCAGTTGCAACGCCTGTTCCGCGAGCATCTCGGGATGACGCCGACGCACTACTACCTGACGCTGCGGCTGCGCCGCGCGCGCGAACTGCTGCTGCAGACCGACATGTCGATCATGCACATCACGATGGCGTGCGGCTTCCAGTCGGCATGCCACTTCAGCAAGAGCTATCGCGACGCGTTCGGCGTCGCGCCGACCCGCGAGCGCCGCAAGCAGGTTGCGCCGCTCGCGCAGGGTGCGGCGGCGGCCGGGCCGGCGTTTCCGACGCATCTGCTGCATGCGTGAAGCACGGACTATCTGAAGCAAAAAAAAGCGGCCTCGAAGGCCGCTTTTCCGTTTGCGCTTACGATCCCCACACCTGCATTTCATCGAGCGAGTACCCCCACTGCGTCGCCCGCTTCGTGCCGAGCATCCGCACGTAACGCCCCTGCCCGTTCAGGTTCGGCAACGTCACGTGCCCGTACGACACGCCGTTGTTGGTCGAGTAGATCGTCGTCCAGTTCGCGTTGTCGTTCGACGTCTGGATCTGGTAGACGAGCGCGCCCGCATCCCAGTACAGATCGATGCTGCTGATCGTCTTCGTCGCACCGAGATCGACGGAGATCCATTGCGGATCGACGCCCGCGCCTTCCGGCGAATCCCAGCGCGTGCTCGTCGTGTTGCCGTCGAACGCCTTGTCGGCCGTCAGCGACGCGTCGTAGCTCGCCGATGCGGCGGCCGGACGGCCTTGCGACAGCAGCGTCAACTGCCTGGCGGCCGGGCCGCCGTAGTAGTTCGCGCCGAGCTTGGCCTTCGTCGTGTCCGCATTCACGCCGAACTGCGACAGGCTCCAGCGCTGACCGGTCGTCACGTCGCCGACGTAGAGCTGATAGCCGCCCGCCGTCGTCGACGAGAAAAACAGATAGTTCGTACCACTGACAGGCGCCGGGTCCGAGTTGTTGCTCATGCAGTCGTTGAGCGCCAGCGCGCTCGGCGTCGACGCCGGGTCGGCCGTCTTCGCATAGATCTGGTCGGCTCCGCCGCTGTCCTTCCAGCGCGCGTAGTACACCATGCCGTCCGCCCGCACGATCGGGTAGTACGTCTGCAACCCGGCCGGACGATCGAACACGGCGGTCGCACCGGTCGCGATCGTGCGCTTCATCAGCCCCATGTTCGAGCCGGTGCCCGTCGCGTAGTACACGGCGCTCGCGTCCGGCGCGAGGAACGGCATCGAGTATTCGGCGCCGGCTGGCGCGTTCGTCAGGCTCACGACGGACGTGAACACCGGCCCCGCGCTCGTGTACGACAGCGTCGCCTGCTTGACGTCGCCGTTCTGCTTGAACACGAGCGTCTTGCCGTCCGCGCTGAACTTCGGGTCTTCGTTGCGGGTGGCGCCCGTGCTGTTCGTCATGTTGACGGGCGGCGTGCCGGCGCCGAGCTGCAGCATGAACACGTTCCATGCGCCGTTGCGGATGCCCATGAACGCGAGCCACTTGCCGTCGGGGCTGAAAACGCCGTTCATCGGATCGGTGATGCCCCACGCGCTCTTGCTGAGTTGCGTCAGTGTATGGGCCGAAAAATCGTAGAGGAAAAGCTGGCTCGTGCCGTCGCCGTACTTGACGTAGCTGTGATAGACCAGCTTGCCGGTCAGCGCGGCGGGAAACGTCGCGTTCGGCTGGGCGGCGGGATTGTTGACGCAGGCTGCGGCGGCCACGCCGCTGAACAGGTTGAGGGCGATGCCGGCCACGAGGACGGCGACGAGGGTCTTCGATTTCACGCTGGATGCTTCCGGGTAAGGTGGGGACGCCGCTGACGAGGACCCGCGCGGCACGCGCGGGCGTCACGGATCCGCCGTCGGGCAGCGTGAATTCCGTATCGGTCGGACATCGGGAATAAAACTTGCGGCAGTGTGCCTTCTGGTCAGACGAAAGAAAAGGATCAGAGCGCGCTTAAAACATACGGATCAGCGATTTAGGGCGCGCTTGCACGTGACGGCTGCCGTACTACTCTTTGTCATCTGGGTCCAACGCCGGGAGGACACGCATGAAGCGTTATGCGGTGCTGGCGCAGACGATTGCCGACGCGATCCGGCGCGGCGACCTGGCGCCCGGTGCGCGCATTCCTACCGTGCGCGCGGCATGCCGCGCGTATCGCGTCAGCCCGTCCACGGTGTTTCGCGCGTACTACGCGCTCGAAAGCGAGGGCCTGATCGTCGCGCGGGCGCGCTCGGGTTATTTCGTTGCGAACGTCTCGGACAAGCACGTTCGGTTCGGCCGCGATCCTCCGCGCAAGCCGGGCGCCGCGCAAACCGGCGACGACGATGCGCTGTTCCGCCTGCTCGACTCGCTCAAATGCGACGACATCGTGCCGCTCGGCTCGGCATTCGCGAGCTATTCGCTGTTCCCGATGAGCAGCCTGTGGCGCTACGTGGCGTCGGCCGCCCGCAACATGGATCGCACGAAACTGCTCGCGGGCCTGCCGCCCGGTAACGAAGCGCTGCGCCGCCAGATCGCGTTGCGCTATCTGAACGCGGGCGGGTCGTTGCCGCTGGAGGAAATCGTGATCACGACGGGGGCGACCGAAGCGCTGACGCTCAGCCTGCAGGCGCTGACGCGCCCGGGCGACATCGTCGCGATCGAACGGCCGGCATTCCATGCGGTGCTGCAGGCCGTCCAGTGCCTGCACCTGAAGGCCGTCGAGATTCCGGTCGACCCGCGCACCGGCCTCGACCTCGACGCGCTCGCCGAGGCGCTCGACACGCATCCGGTGCGGGCGTGCTGGTTCATGACGTCGTTCCACAACCCGACCGGTGCAACGCTGACCGACGAGCGCAAGCGCGCGCTGATCGACCTGCTCGCGTCGCGCGGCGTGCCGCTGATCGAGGACGACGTGTACGGCGAACTGCAGTTCGGCACGGCGCCCACGCGCCCGGCGAAACTGTACGACGACAGCGGGCTCGTCCTGCATTGCGGGTCGTTCTCGAAATGTCTCGCGCCCGGGTTCCGGATCGGCTGGGTCGCGGCCGGCCGCTTCGTGCGGCAGATCCGCCAGGCCAAGGGCGCGAGCGCGCCGGCCGCCGACGTACCGGCGCAGATGGCGATTTCGAGCTACCTGCGCGACGGCGCATACGATCGTTTCCTGCGCAAGCTGCGACGCAATCTCGCCGCGCACCAGGCGCAGATGCTCTCGGCCGTGCGCGCGTATTTTCCGGCCGACACCGAAGTGTTCGCACCGCGCGGCGGGTATTTTCTGTGGATCGAATTGCCGCCGCACATGGACGCGATGCACCTGTTCGACGACGCGATGGAAAGCGGCGTCAGCATCGCGCCCGGGCCGATCTTTTCCGCCACCGGCGGCTTCCGCCGCTATCTGCGACTCAACTACGGGCGCCCGTGGACACCGGCCGTCGAGCGCGCGCTGGAGACGCTCGGCACGCTCGCATCCCGGCAACGGCACGGCGGCTAGCATGAGACGGGCGGCACGAAACGTGCGGCACGCGACGCGCGACATGCGCCTTGCGTTTCACGCGCGAACGACCAAGAATGAAGCGGCAGGCAGCCGCGGACGAACGGGTTCCACGCGTCCGATGTTATGGAGAATCAAATGCACACCGTATCCAGACGACCGCCGATGTGTCACCCGACGATGGCACCCGTCGGTCGCTGACATGCGCGTCCTGCCCAACCGAAGCGTCCGCGCGCGCGATGCCTGGCGTGCCGTGCTGAACGCGCGCGCCGAATCGCGGCACGCGACGTGCTGTCGCTGCCGCGAATGCGGTTTCGTGGCGTTCCGCGCGCTCGAGCATTGCCCCGTCTGCGGTCAGTGGAACTGGCCGTTCGAACCGATTCGCCGCACGCCGGCCGACGCGCGTGCCGCGCATGCGCCGCGGTCGTTCCATACATGGTCGTCGCGCGTCGCCCGCGCGCTGCGCAACGCGGCTGTCCAGCGGCCGCGCGCATCGAGCGCGCCGATCCTGAGCATCCTCACGCTCGTGCTGCTGGTCGGCGGCTACGTGACGGTCGACCAGACCTGCAAGGCCGATCCCGCTTGTCGCGGATCCGCTGCGCCGGCCGCTGTCGCGACCGGAGCCGTACTTCAGGCGTCGAACGAGCCATTGATACCGGTCGTGCCGGCCCCCGTCTACCCGTTTCATTCGACCGATGAAACACGGGTGGCAGCCAATCCGCCACAGGCCAATCCGCAACCGGCCGCCCCGTTCGCCGGCAAACCCGCGCGCAGGATGGCGGTTGCGCAAGCCGCGCCGTCGTTGCGCGCGCCCGAGCGCATGCGCACCGGCGCAGTCCGCGTGGCCGACTGGAAAGGCGGCCGCGACGTCGCCCATCGCACGCGCGCGATCCGCCGCGTCGGCCTGCACACCGGGCGGACCCACCGCGCCGCAGCGAGCAACGCCGAAATCGCGAAGCTCTATCGTGGCCACTGAGCGCGCGATCCAGACCCGCGCGCCCGTCGATTCGATTTTCTAAACCGCCCGTCACAAGACCTCGTTTGTGTCGCGACGGACGCATGACGTTCAATGGATCATTCGCCCGCGCCGGCACATATCGCACGCCGACCGCCCGATCCACCGACCGGAGTCCGTCGATGAATGCACTGCAGCTCGTGACCGTGGCCGCCATCTGGGCGCGTCCGCTCGCCGCGTTGCCTCCCCCGCCTTCGCGCCCGCAATGAAAACGGGCGGCCCGTTTCCGGCACCGCCCGCTTCGTGTCGCGCGTGTCGAACGCTAGCGCATCACGCCGCCAGCAACCCGTGCGGGTCGATGACGAATTTGCGCGGCGCGCCGCCGTCGAACTTCTTGTAGCCTTCCGGCGCCTGGTCGAGCGAAATCACTTCGACGTTGACGATCTTCGCGATCGGCAGCCGGTCGAACAGGATCGCCTGCATCAGGTTGCGGTTGTACTTCAGCACCGGCGTCTGGCCCGTGAAGAACGAATGCGACTTCGCCCAGCCGAGGCCGAAGCGGATGCTCAGGCTGCCGTGCTGCGCGGCCTTGTCCTTCGCGCCCGGATCGTCCGTCACGTACAGGCCCGGGATGCCGATCGCGCCGGCCGGGCGCGTGATTTCCATCAGCGAGTTCAGCACCGTCGCGGGCGCTTCCTCCGCATGGCCCGACGAGCCGTGGCCGTGCGCCTCGAAGCCGACGCAATCGACCGCGCAGTCGATCTCCGGCACGCCGAGGATCTGCGCGATCTGCTCGCCGAGCGACGCGTCCTTCGACAGGTCGACCGTCTCGAACCCCATCGCCCGTGCGTGCGCGAGGCGCTCCGCGTTCATGTCGCCGACGATCGTCACGGCCGCGCCGAGCAGGCGCGCCGACGCGGCGGCCGCCATCCCGACCGGGCCCGCGCCCGCGATGTACACCGTCGAACCGGGCTTCACGCCCGCGCTCACCGCGCCGTGATAACCGGTCGGCAGAATGTCGGACAGGCAGGTCAGATCGCGGATCTTCGCCATCGCCTGATCGCGATCCGGGAATTTCAGCAGGTTGAAATCGGCATACGGCACGAGCACGTACTCGGCCTGGCCGCCGATCCAGCCGCCCATGTCGACGTAGCCGTACGCGCCGCCGGCACGCGACGGGTTCACGTTCAGGCACACGCCCGTATGCGTGTCCTTGCACATCGCGCAGCGCCCGCACGCGACGTTGAACGGCACCGACACGAGATCGCCGATCTTCAGCGTCTCGACGTCCGGGCCCACTTCGATCACTTCGCCGGTGATCTCGTGACCGAGCACGAGGCCGACCGGCGCGGTCGTCCGGCCGCGCACCATGTGCTGGTCGGAGCCGCAGATGTTCGTGCTGACGACTTTCAGGATCACGCCGTGGCCGATCGCGCGGCCGCTCGGGTCGACCATCTTCGGATAATCGATTTTCTGGACTTCGACCTGACCCGGCCCAAGATAGACGACACCTCGATTGCTGCTCATCGTATTGTCTCCATGTCTCGTTGGATGGCGCCGCGGCGCGCCGGCCCTTGCGGCGCACGCGCAACGTGCTGTTCGAGAGTAGTCCGGGAGGCAGGGGGGCCGATGTCTCAAACGCGACACGCGTTTGATCCGGGCCGACATCGGCGCCCCGGGATACGCCTGCATGCGGATCCCGCACGTCGCGCCCCGTTTTCGACAAAATCTGACAAGACAAATCGATAACGCAGTTGGCCTAGTACTCATCCAATATCAATACGCGGCCACGCTCCGTAGTATCCCCGACGCTCCACGCGCCATCGGCGCGCCAATTCGTCGAGGGTGAAAATTCGTCCCATCCACCGCATCCCGCACCACGCCGATTCCGATACCGCCGTCGGGTCGGCGATCTCCGGGCGGCCGCTCCCGCTACACGACACGTCTCGTCCACGGCATCGCACCGCCCGCACCGGTTGCATCGCGCACTGGGCGGGCCTCCCGGTCTGGTACATCGGCGCCGTGCTGTTGCTGCCGGGCATTGCACACGCGCTGCCGCCCAGCGCCGGGCAATCGATGCGTGACATCGAGGCCACACGCCCCACCCTGCCTGCCGACTCGCCGCCCGATCTCGCCATCGCGCCGCCGCCCGACGCGAAGCCGCCGCCGCCCGGCGACGACGCCGGGCCGCGCGTACGGGTGCAGGCATTCGCGATCGGCGGCAATCGTGCGTTCGACGCCGAACGGCTGCAGCCGCTTCTCGCGGACCTCGTCGGCCGCGAACTGAGCTTCGACGAACTCCGGCAAGCCGCCGACCGGATCTCCGCGTATTACCGCGAACACGGCTACGTGCTCGCGCGCGCCTACCTGCCGCGGCAGAACATCGACGACGGCGTCGTGCGCATCGACGTGCTCGAAGGCCGTTACGGCGCCATCGAACTGAACAACCGCTCGCGCGTGCTGGACGGCGTCCTGCGCCGGCCGCTCGCCGGCCTGCACCCCGGAGACGCCGTGCGGGGCGACGCGCTCGAGCGCAGCCTGCTGCTGCTCGACGATCTGCCGGGCGTCATCGCGAAGGGCACGCTGCGCGCGGGTGCGGAAGCCGGCACGACCGATCTCGCCGTCGACGTCGAACGCGGCCGGTTCGCATCGGGCTCGCTCGATGTCGACAACTACGGCGACCCGCTCACCGGCCGCTATCGCGCCACCGGCAGCGTCGACGTCGACGCCCCGCTGCGGCTCGGCGATCGGTTCGCGCTGCGCGGGCTCACCAGCGATTCGTGCCAGCGTTATTACCGCGCAGCCTATCAGTTGCCCGTCGGCCCCGCGTCGACCCGGCTCGGCGTCGCGTATTCCGACATGGGTTACCGGGTCGGCGGAAGCTTCGACGATCTCGACTATCACGGCCGCGCATCGGTGCAAAGCGTATCCGTCTCGCAACCGCTGCTGCGCAGCCGCCGCGCGAACATCAATGCGCAGCTGCTCTACGAGAACAAGCGGCTGCACGACGACTACGACGCATTGGACGTGCACGGCGCGAAGCGCATTCGCATGGGGTCGTTCAGCATCGGCGGCAGCAACCAGGACGACTGGTTCGGCGGCGGCCGCAGCAGTGCGTCCGTGACGTTCGGCATCGGCCGGATGAGCGGCAACGATCCGCTCGATTTCGATTCGCTCGCGAAAACCCACGGCCGCTTCGCCAAGCTGAACGTCAACGCATTGCGGCTGCAAGCGCTCACCGCACGGTTTCAGCTCTACGTGCAGTTCAGCGCGCAACTGGCATCGCGCAATCTCGACTCGTCGGAAAAGTTCAGCCTCGGCGGCCCGTACGGGGTGCGCGCATACGGGCTCGGCGCGGGCAGCGGCGACCAGGGCTGGCAAGCCAGCGCGGAGCTGCGCTACCTCGCCGCGCCGGGCTGGCAAGTCAGCACCTTCGTCGATACGGGACGCGTGCAGCTCAACAAGCAGCCGTGGAACCGGGAACGCAACACGTTGCAATTGTCGGCGGCCGGCATCGGCTTCGGCTGGTACGGCGCAAGCCGGCAGGTCAACGTCGCGGTCTCGCGACCGCTCGGCAGGTCCGACGAGGTGGCCGCGATCACGCGATCGCCAGGTGTCTGGCTCCAGGCGACCCAGTACTTCTGAGTCGCCCGGCGCCGACGGCCAGCCCGGCAGCGCCGCGGGCCGGCATTCGGGCGGCGGGCGGCGTGACTGCCCGCCGCATGAAGCGGAAAGCCGTTTCGCCTCTCAATTCGTCAGTTAGGTTTGCTGATGAACTCAAGCTACTCATCACCGAGGAAATGAAAACGATGAACAAGACCTACGCATTGGTGTGGAACCACGCACAAGGGTGCTGGAACGCGGTCGGGGAAACCGCGCGCCGCCGCGGCAAATCCGGCGGCGGCAAGCTCGTCGCGGCCGCCGCCGTGTCGCTGCTCGGCCTCGCCGCCGTGCCCGCTCACGCGCTGCCCACCGGCCAGGCCGTCGTCGCCGGCCACGCCGACATCGCCACGTCCCCCGACGGCAAGACGATGTCCATCAACCAGCACTCCGACAAGCTCATCACCAACTGGCAGGACTTCGGCGTCGCCGGCGGCGAACGCGTGTCGTTCCACCAGCCCGGCAGTTCGTCGATCGCGCTGAACCGCGTGATCGGCACCCGCGGCAGCCAGATCGACGGACGCATCGACGCCAACGGCAAGGTCTTCCTCGTCAACCCGAACGGCGTGATGTTCGGCGCCGGTTCGCAGGTCAACGTCGGCAGCCTCGTCGCGTCCACGCAGAACCTGTCCGATGCCGACCTCCTCGCCGGCAACTATCGCTTCGCCGGCACATCGGCCGCGTCCGTCGCCAACGCCGGCCACATCACCGCCGCCGACGGCGGCAGCGTCGCGCTGCTCGGCGCGCGCGTGTCGAACACCGGCGTGATCCAGGCGAAGATGGGCCGCATCGCGCTCGGCGCCGGCAACGCGTTCAAGGTCAACTTCGACGGCAGCGATCTGCTCAGCGTGCAGGTCGAAGGCGGCGCCGTCGACGCGCAGGCGAGCAACGGCGGGCTGCTGAAAGCCGACGGCGGCGAAGTGCTGATGACTGCGCGCGCCGCGGGCGACCTGCTGAACGCGGCAGTCAACAACACCGGCACCATCGAGGCGCGTGGACTGAGCAGCCACGGCGGGCGCATCATGCTCGACGGCGGCACCGTCCTGGCCGGCGGCACGCTGGACGCGAGCGCCGCGGCCGGCAACGGCGGCGAAGTTGCGACGCGTGGTGCGAACGTGCGCATCGCCGACGACGCGAAGGTCGACACGCGCGGCGCGAACGGCCGCTCGGGCACGTGGAAGATCGACACGGCAAACGCACGCGTCGCCGACGATGCGAACGCGACGATCGGCGCAGCCACGCTGTCGCGCAATCTCGACACGACGCCGGTCGAACTGACGAGCACCGACGGTGCGCTGACGACCGACGGCGCGATTGGCTGGAACGGCGATCACGGCCTCACGCTGACGTCCGTGCGCGGCGACGTGCATCTCGGCAAGTCGCTGACGGCGAGTGGCGCCAATGCGCGCATCGCAGTCAACGCCGCACGACGCATCGCCGTCAACGACAAGGTCGCGCTCACGGGCCGCAACGCCGGCCTCGCATTGAACTCGGGCGACGGTCACGCATTGAACGGCAATGCAGCTGTCACGCTGTCGGGCGCGAATGCGTCGTTCAACGCGAACGGGCAGGCCTATCGCGTGATCCGCAACGTCGATGACTTGCGCGCGGTCGATACGAACCTGAACGGCCGCTACGTGCTCGGCAATGCGATCAAGGGCAGCGGCGCGTTCCGCAGCATCGGCGGCAACGCGGCGTTCGCCGGCACGTTCGACGGCCTCGGCAACACGATTTCCGGGTTGTCCGTCTACAACAGCGCGCCGTTCGTCGGCCTGTTCGCGATCAATAGCGGCACGATCGCCAACCTGACGCTCGATTCGGTGTCGGCGCACGGCACGGCGAATTATCGCGGCAGCGCCGTCGGCGCGCTGGCCGGCGCGAACGTGCGAGGCATGCTGTCGAACGTGCACGCGCGCAATGTTTCCGTCACGACCGGCGGCTCGCCCGCCAACGTCGCCGGCGGCCTCGTCGGCCGGAACCAGGGCGGCACGATCGACCGCGCGTCGGTGTCGGGCCGCGTCGCGGGCGACCGCTACACGACCGCGCTCGGCGGGCTCGTCGGCGAGAACGTCACGTCGCCCGACGCCCGCTCCGGCACCGCGACGATCGCCCGCAGCCGCGCCGACGCGAACGTCTCCATCGATATCGCCGACACGCTCGTCAACAGCGACAAAAGCGGGATCGGCGGCCTCGTCGGCTTCAGCAACGGCGATATCCGCGATTCGTCGAGCAAGGGGCAGGTGTACGTAGCACGCTCCGGCGCAGCCGTCGGCGGTCTCGTCGGGCGCAACACCGGCACGGTCGCCGGATCCGATGCGTCCGGTCGTGTCACCGCCGGCACGGCCGGCGTCGCCGGTGCACTGGTCGGCGTCAATGCGGGCGCCATCGCCGCCTCGCGCGCAGGCGGCAGTGTCACGGCCGGCGTGCGCGGCACGGCCGGCGGCCTCGTCGGCCGCAACAGCGGCGTGGTGACGGGCGCCTACGCATCCGGCAGCGTCGCAGCCGCGACGAACGGCATCGCGGGCGGCCTCGTCGGCGTCAACGACGGCCTCGTCGACCGTTCCAGTGCGACCGGCGACGTGGCGGCGCTGGATAACGGCGTCGCCGGCGGGCTCGTCGGCGTCAATGGCGGCCGCATCCAGGCGTCGGACGCACATGGCGACGTAGCGGCGCGCAACGCCGTCGGCGCCGTGGGCGGGTTCGTCGGCATCAATCGAGGAAGAATCGACGCGTCGAACGCAAGCGGCGACGTGATGACTTTCGCCGGCGCACCGGCGGGCGGCTTCGTCGGCCGCAACGCGGCCGGCGGCATCATCGACGGATCGAGCGCACGTGGCAGCGTGGATGGTATGGATACCGAATCGATCGGCGGCTTTGCGGGCATCACCGACGCGAATTCGACGATCGGCG harbors:
- a CDS encoding aminotransferase-like domain-containing protein, which encodes MKRYAVLAQTIADAIRRGDLAPGARIPTVRAACRAYRVSPSTVFRAYYALESEGLIVARARSGYFVANVSDKHVRFGRDPPRKPGAAQTGDDDALFRLLDSLKCDDIVPLGSAFASYSLFPMSSLWRYVASAARNMDRTKLLAGLPPGNEALRRQIALRYLNAGGSLPLEEIVITTGATEALTLSLQALTRPGDIVAIERPAFHAVLQAVQCLHLKAVEIPVDPRTGLDLDALAEALDTHPVRACWFMTSFHNPTGATLTDERKRALIDLLASRGVPLIEDDVYGELQFGTAPTRPAKLYDDSGLVLHCGSFSKCLAPGFRIGWVAAGRFVRQIRQAKGASAPAADVPAQMAISSYLRDGAYDRFLRKLRRNLAAHQAQMLSAVRAYFPADTEVFAPRGGYFLWIELPPHMDAMHLFDDAMESGVSIAPGPIFSATGGFRRYLRLNYGRPWTPAVERALETLGTLASRQRHGG
- a CDS encoding two-partner secretion domain-containing protein — protein: MKRKAVSPLNSSVRFADELKLLITEEMKTMNKTYALVWNHAQGCWNAVGETARRRGKSGGGKLVAAAAVSLLGLAAVPAHALPTGQAVVAGHADIATSPDGKTMSINQHSDKLITNWQDFGVAGGERVSFHQPGSSSIALNRVIGTRGSQIDGRIDANGKVFLVNPNGVMFGAGSQVNVGSLVASTQNLSDADLLAGNYRFAGTSAASVANAGHITAADGGSVALLGARVSNTGVIQAKMGRIALGAGNAFKVNFDGSDLLSVQVEGGAVDAQASNGGLLKADGGEVLMTARAAGDLLNAAVNNTGTIEARGLSSHGGRIMLDGGTVLAGGTLDASAAAGNGGEVATRGANVRIADDAKVDTRGANGRSGTWKIDTANARVADDANATIGAATLSRNLDTTPVELTSTDGALTTDGAIGWNGDHGLTLTSVRGDVHLGKSLTASGANARIAVNAARRIAVNDKVALTGRNAGLALNSGDGHALNGNAAVTLSGANASFNANGQAYRVIRNVDDLRAVDTNLNGRYVLGNAIKGSGAFRSIGGNAAFAGTFDGLGNTISGLSVYNSAPFVGLFAINSGTIANLTLDSVSAHGTANYRGSAVGALAGANVRGMLSNVHARNVSVTTGGSPANVAGGLVGRNQGGTIDRASVSGRVAGDRYTTALGGLVGENVTSPDARSGTATIARSRADANVSIDIADTLVNSDKSGIGGLVGFSNGDIRDSSSKGQVYVARSGAAVGGLVGRNTGTVAGSDASGRVTAGTAGVAGALVGVNAGAIAASRAGGSVTAGVRGTAGGLVGRNSGVVTGAYASGSVAAATNGIAGGLVGVNDGLVDRSSATGDVAALDNGVAGGLVGVNGGRIQASDAHGDVAARNAVGAVGGFVGINRGRIDASNASGDVMTFAGAPAGGFVGRNAAGGIIDGSSARGSVDGMDTESIGGFAGITDANSTIGASSAHGSVRGETNSRVGGFVGTNGGRVVSVSASGTVQADENAEIGGLIGRNTGTVDSSRASGTVMADAASQAGGLVGFNSGTVRSSHASAAVVAGNKSNVGGLVGHHASGTIELSDATGNATGGRNANVGGLVGLNDGRISQSASSGTVSASLYANLGGLIGTNRGTAQASSTSSRVAYEFGRGQQYGGIAGFSKTSMRGNTVSGEAMNVPFVGNQFGIH
- the fdhA gene encoding formaldehyde dehydrogenase, glutathione-independent, which gives rise to MSSNRGVVYLGPGQVEVQKIDYPKMVDPSGRAIGHGVILKVVSTNICGSDQHMVRGRTTAPVGLVLGHEITGEVIEVGPDVETLKIGDLVSVPFNVACGRCAMCKDTHTGVCLNVNPSRAGGAYGYVDMGGWIGGQAEYVLVPYADFNLLKFPDRDQAMAKIRDLTCLSDILPTGYHGAVSAGVKPGSTVYIAGAGPVGMAAAASARLLGAAVTIVGDMNAERLAHARAMGFETVDLSKDASLGEQIAQILGVPEIDCAVDCVGFEAHGHGSSGHAEEAPATVLNSLMEITRPAGAIGIPGLYVTDDPGAKDKAAQHGSLSIRFGLGWAKSHSFFTGQTPVLKYNRNLMQAILFDRLPIAKIVNVEVISLDQAPEGYKKFDGGAPRKFVIDPHGLLAA
- a CDS encoding ShlB/FhaC/HecB family hemolysin secretion/activation protein, which codes for MRDIEATRPTLPADSPPDLAIAPPPDAKPPPPGDDAGPRVRVQAFAIGGNRAFDAERLQPLLADLVGRELSFDELRQAADRISAYYREHGYVLARAYLPRQNIDDGVVRIDVLEGRYGAIELNNRSRVLDGVLRRPLAGLHPGDAVRGDALERSLLLLDDLPGVIAKGTLRAGAEAGTTDLAVDVERGRFASGSLDVDNYGDPLTGRYRATGSVDVDAPLRLGDRFALRGLTSDSCQRYYRAAYQLPVGPASTRLGVAYSDMGYRVGGSFDDLDYHGRASVQSVSVSQPLLRSRRANINAQLLYENKRLHDDYDALDVHGAKRIRMGSFSIGGSNQDDWFGGGRSSASVTFGIGRMSGNDPLDFDSLAKTHGRFAKLNVNALRLQALTARFQLYVQFSAQLASRNLDSSEKFSLGGPYGVRAYGLGAGSGDQGWQASAELRYLAAPGWQVSTFVDTGRVQLNKQPWNRERNTLQLSAAGIGFGWYGASRQVNVAVSRPLGRSDEVAAITRSPGVWLQATQYF
- a CDS encoding discoidin domain-containing protein, with the protein product MKSKTLVAVLVAGIALNLFSGVAAAACVNNPAAQPNATFPAALTGKLVYHSYVKYGDGTSQLFLYDFSAHTLTQLSKSAWGITDPMNGVFSPDGKWLAFMGIRNGAWNVFMLQLGAGTPPVNMTNSTGATRNEDPKFSADGKTLVFKQNGDVKQATLSYTSAGPVFTSVVSLTNAPAGAEYSMPFLAPDASAVYYATGTGSNMGLMKRTIATGATAVFDRPAGLQTYYPIVRADGMVYYARWKDSGGADQIYAKTADPASTPSALALNDCMSNNSDPAPVSGTNYLFFSSTTAGGYQLYVGDVTTGQRWSLSQFGVNADTTKAKLGANYYGGPAARQLTLLSQGRPAAASASYDASLTADKAFDGNTTSTRWDSPEGAGVDPQWISVDLGATKTISSIDLYWDAGALVYQIQTSNDNANWTTIYSTNNGVSYGHVTLPNLNGQGRYVRMLGTKRATQWGYSLDEMQVWGS
- a CDS encoding GlxA family transcriptional regulator, coding for MARLLHSLTQYRSPIRAPGQKLLEIQGTLPMSPDRTASLSHFAFMPLPNFTMIAFTNAIEVLRMANYLSGQPLYRWSVISPDGGPVTASNGLTVDTGPAECVGQPDIVFVCGGVDVQRATTPAHLSTLRRFARSGLPLGSLCTGTYALAKSGLLAGYACAIHWENMSALKEEFPDTRFLKELFVIDRDRITCTGGVAPLDMMLNLIAARVGTARVTQIAEQFIVEHVRDTSAQQRMPLVARLGSANKSLFEVISLMENNIEEPLSREELARLANMSQRQLQRLFREHLGMTPTHYYLTLRLRRARELLLQTDMSIMHITMACGFQSACHFSKSYRDAFGVAPTRERRKQVAPLAQGAAAAGPAFPTHLLHA